Genomic window (Neurospora crassa OR74A linkage group VI, whole genome shotgun sequence):
AGTTGGTCGGCAGGTCTCAAGCCACCAAGCCtaccctcttctttttcagaTGCTCAATGTGATGCTCGTTGCTCTGCACAGCAACATTCCGCATCGTCCTCAGTTCCTCGATCGGGATCCTCGACAAAAACACGCTCACGTACTTATTGTGTCGAGTCTTGGGTGGCTCAATAGCTCTTTCAAAAACCGTCGGTGGTTGGTCGTGCGATGcccggcctcctcctcctcctcctcctcctcctcctcctcctacatATTGCTGTTGTCTCTGGTTGCCGTTGTTGTGAATACCCATCATCTCAAatgcctcttcctcttcgtcgtgATCGCCATCCTTGGTCAAGTCCCTATCCatatcctccaccacctccgtcCCACCagcatcttcctcttccgtctCCGTCAGTACATTATACTGAAACCACTTTTGCTCCCCCTCGCCGATCCTTCGTCGTACCAGCTCGGCAATAGTGACAAGCTTGCTCGAAGCCACCGGCTTAGCGGAGAGGAGCACCACGCCCGGCAGCACGGATTGGTCCCACAGGCTGAAGCGATCGAGGTGTTGCAGCGCTTTGTCGACGTGCTTGGCGATGCTAGTCGAGGGCATGACGCTCATGGTTTTGACTTCATATCTGGGCCGGAGCTTGGCGAGGAGGGACTCGTATGGTTGGAATGCAGGGGTTACAGCGCCGGCGGTGGTGTTGCTCTGGTGCGGGTGGTTACTTTGCAGTGATGCTGTCTGCTGGATGTTGAAGTTTACTGTGGTGCGCTGCTTCTTGCTGGAGTTGCCTGGAATATCGCTTTCGCCGACATGGCGACGCTTGTTCTGGTTTGCCGACACCGAAGATGAGGCAGAACGtgggggggaagaggatgacgCTTGATGAAGCATTGTGTCTGCGGCGGCCATGGAGTTCCTGGGTAGGTTTTGGGTTTTGGATCGATTGATCGTTTCAGCTTGCGGGCTGGGGATAAAAGGACTGGTGATGATAGAAGTGGTTACTGCTCTGTCCGGTGCCTGGCCGGATGGAAGGCTGTTGAGGACGAGGTGAAGTGTAGCTGCGAGTAGTCGTTACTGATGTTTGGTTATCAACTGAAGGGCAGCTTGAGAGGCGGTACGTACCAATGTTTTGGTAGGCGACTGTTTGATGTTGAATTTGATGTGGGGTCCATGGATGCGTCGATTATTTTGTGGATCTATTTAGGGCTTATCGATAAGAAGCGTGCAGTCTCATAGGGTCCACTTTCGGCTGGATGCTGGGCGCGGGCCTGCATCTCATTGGATTCCCACTTGCGTCTCGTATCCGCTCATTTACTCTCCACTCGTAGATACGTACTGGTATCTCGAAGTCTGAGTTGTGTGTACGAAGCGCGTCTTTAACCTCGGCGACAACATCGGCGGAAGTTGACAGGAGGCTGAGACTTGAGACGTGGTGCCTTGCATTCTACGCACCTACATACAGTAGGCATGGAACCCAGTAAATGCAACCAATTGGGGCAAGGCATTTTCCTTGCAATTACTGGGCCCTTGCACTTACTGGTACCTGCACAAGGGCTTGTAACAGCCAGTGACAGCCCTGATAAAGGGTTCCGATAGCTGGTGACAGCCCCAATTGGGGTGACAGGGGCGCCTAAACCACCTGTTAGTTGCCCTCTTAGGTGCAAATTTATATAGCCGGCCAGCTGGGCGGCTTGCAATTAGCAGTTAGCAGGCTTTACCATACTAAAATAATCCGAGCATGAGAATCTTTAGCATTTACTGGGTCTTTGCAATTATAGGAACTTGCAGTTACAGAGCACCCTACTATAGTACTACATAATGGAGTGAGCATTCAAGTTCGGGTAAcaggaggtagaggtaggtacctaggtagtaccTTTGAAAGCTGAAAATCTTGagatattacaatagctGCTTttggaagaagcagaaatTATGAGTTCACGACCATAAGATTGTACAAGCTCAAAACACATTGAGCTTATACTCAAAGCGATACTTTAAAGTTACATACTTCAAGTTGCTAATTACACTAGCtggacctttttttttctttggccTGCTGATGTTAAGACAATGAAAATGTGTTTAGAGAATTTGTTAAGGTACTCTTGCTTTCCAAAAAGCAGGCAGTGTTTTGCATGGAATGACCAATTTGGGAAAGGTGCAATCTTCGGTTATCTCTGACCTCACATCGCTGATTGGCGCCGGCAGGGCAACGGCTGCTAGGCATCTCGCTGTTAAGTAAAGCATGATTTAGTTTCCAATACCATGAATCATACGCTTTGAATCTCATGGGTACAGATAACAAGAATGATATAGCATCAACTCTTAAAACCAAGACGATGCTTGTTTGGCAGTTGGACGTTCTGAGAGCGTCTGATACATATGTATCCACCTTTTTTCAGCCAATGAGCAGATAGAAATCATTATGCAGATCTCATACTCTCCACCACTATGATCGGGACTGGACATCCTTTCTATCTTAATATTTGCTGTACAATTTGTCCATCATCCGGCAAAAAGACTTCATTAACTTCATGATAGTGGCAAGAAATCTGCAGTAAAAGATTCAAATACGAGGCATGTTGAACGCAAAAATCAACTCGGGAAGAAGTACCCTTGGCTCGATGCAACGTGTCCGATGAAGAGAGTGCAGACCGCAAGTTTCTGAACTTTTGGGGTGCAGCAACTGAATGTCAAACCCTGGCCGCCTGGTTTTGGGCAGAGTTCCATTCTCTCCGCATGTCTTTCGATGAGATGTGGATTTGCGGGGTCTTCAATGTGTGTACACTAGCTACATGTTCCAGATGATATGTACCTTGGCTTCTGTGCAAGAAGTTCGAAGACGATAAAAGAAGGTGCACGTACGACAGCGACAACGACGGTGAGAACAGCTAGTAGCTCACTTATCACAAAAATAACCATTTGCAGCCTGGTTTGGGTTACTGGCACGATCTACAACAGACAAGTCACAACAATCGACGAGAGGTGGCTGCTTGCAACGCGCTTCCGAGAGTGAAGAACATTGGTTTTTAATCTATTGACTGCTATCGACAAGCCCACATCGCCTTGGGGCTCTGGAAATGCAAAACCGGCGAAAAGGCTGACCTGGTTGAGCTTGGGGACTGGCAAATCAGGAGGAGCGGCTCAAGTCAAATTCGTTTGTGTTGTCTGTCGCTGACACAGTTAGTGATTGTTCACATCCGCGCCGAGTTCCAGTTGGCTGGCAAGGGTCAAACTGAGTTGTGATTCCAATATCTTCAGCTGTCCAATTAAAAGTGATGAGGGAAACTCCCAGGATTGGGCGCGGTCGTTCTATTTGCCTTGCAATTGCATCCATCCTTATTGTGCCGTGCCCCTCGCCCACTCCAACTTTCCCATCTCATTCGAATTTCATTCCCACCCGGTTGCATCATACAGGCTCATATCAATAGTATTGCAAGGCCCCGAAATTTGATGGTGACGGCATTTTTCATGCTCTTACTCTGCAACCTGGAGCCGCCATTTTGCCATCTGTTTGTGTAGGACATTTGAATAATGAGACAGCAGCCAAAGATAATTACGGCATCATTTTCACTACAAAGGAGCCGCGCGTGCGACGACTGACTTGGTGAGATATCAACTCAATTTCCAGGTCAGAGAATCGGTTTACTTGCGCCTTGTAGCATTCGGCGGGAATCAGTGCACAACAGGAAGGAATGTGTGCATGTGTGGTGCAGCCTTCTCGGCGTTTGAAGGCAGCCTTTCGAGCCTTCTCGTCTTAGGTTTGTCTCTGTCAAGAGCGTTCGTTTCACCTTCGAGTGTGGTGGAAGCTTCCTCCGTCCAGTCCAAGCATGCAGATGCTCTTACACCAAAGCTACCTCTTACTTTGGACGGGAGCGGTACGCAGGAGTAGAATGGCAGGGCATGGGATGGGGCTCGTGAGACATGGAGGTCTAACAGTAACAGGCGGCTTGGCCTCCCACCCTCTACTACTATCATAGAGGCTTCTGTCCAATCAGGACTGGAGACTGTGGCTTTTCCTGGGTGCTCCAGTCCCCCTCCCTCgtttctcttcctcgtcgttcCTCCCCGACCTTGCCGACCCAAAGTTGGCTCGGTGCCCCCCCTTGTCCCCTTGCGTCCATTCTTTTGGGTGATTTTGCCATTCAAGCGGCCTCGTCTCCTTTTGCGACTCCTCGGCCCTGCAGCGCTCTCCCCAAAccccctcaacctcaaccaacCTCGCAGTGTCTTCCCAGCACCTCCCCTTACAACCTGCGTGACAGCGCCTATTCACTCCAACCCTCCCCCCAATCTTCAATCAACCTACAACCAACTTTTAGCAACATAATCCGATCAAATCCACCCCGAACCACCGCGCAACCTACATTTTCCTGCTCTTTGAACTCCGCGCTTTCACTTCGCACTTGTTATTGTTTGCTATCATCGCTGTTTCGATCGAGGCTTTGACTAGTTCTCGCGCGCTCTTCCGAAAGTCGCTACCTAATCACCACTGTTGGCACACTACGACACGGCCGACCTCTGCTATTAGGTTCTGTTGGGCCAGCACCCAACACACTTCGCACCTTCCGACTGCCACCACTTGTGACTCGGGTCGGACCCTGCTTCGTCCTCGGTTGGGTCTTGGTCTCCTGGGGCGCGGCCACATCATCAAAGCCAAGGAGCCCACTCTGCCAAGCCTTCCGTCCCCTCAAGGTCTCCGCCCCTGCGCGCTGCTAGCGGTCTGCGACTCTGCGTGCGGTGCGGCCTCTTGTCAGTTTCCCCCGGCTGTGCCGAGCTAATCTGAAAAAGGCAATCAAAAACAACCAACTGGCAATCCACAACAGCGATCAAGCGGCCCCTGATTTCAGCGAGAGCCAAAGGACCCACTTGCTCTCTTTCTGGGTTACGTCAGCCTCACACCCAAGAACAGGCCCCCTTGTCAGCTGCTGCCGGCCTGCCACGCATACCCGCTCGGTTGCCTGTCCAATACGCACCCCCTATTCGGCCTGTTTATCACAgtcgccccccccccctcccttttcGACTTACACATCACCCACCACTCTCTGTGACTCTTGGGTTATCAAGTGTTCCTACTGCCTGCAAAGTTCGTGACGCTTGTATCACGTCTTCCGCCCTTCTTTCCCGACCTATCATCGGGATCACAGCCTCAGAACGCGTCTACGCCTGAGACCTTTCATATCATCACATGTTTCCTTTCTGGGCTACCGAGTCAAGGGGAAATGACAAGACGTTAACGTTAGATGCAAGCCATCCTACGCTTTTGGATCTCGCCGAACCATCCGTGTCCAGTGTGTCAGCTCTTCCGACCGCGTCGGGTCTTCCGACGCCCATCTCTCCCGCATCCACCCACTCACTGAAGCGAAGACGGCTGAGCGCTGTTGATACCGCTTTCCATGGCCATGGTCACTCGTCGAAGCGCATCAAGACAGAGCAGGATGGTGGTTTACCTTCGCCGACCTCGACCTATGCAGGCGGCAATGAGGCGGCAAGGCCGTCCAAGCTCGCCGCCTCCGGGCCTAATCTAGAACGTGCAAAGGACGTCATCCAATATCAGTTTGGACTTGAAATCCTGATGAAGCATGACGAGCTCCGTCTCATCAACCAGGAGCTGGCCAAGTGTCAGATTGCTCTCGAGCAGCTTCGCCGGTGTCATCTCATCCCCTACCCTGTTCAGTGTCCGACACCCAGTCAGATGCTGGACATCAGCAGTGGCAAGGGTCCTGCTCTTCAGTCAAAACCAGGAGAGTCTGTACCGAAGTGGGCGCCACCCTTCGGGGTTGTCGACGGCCCGTATTCTCGGCACTACGCTAAGTGGCTGATACCCGATCCCATGTTTGACGGTATTCAACCGGAGCCGGTCGTGGAGACTGCCCGGGCAAGGAACGCCGTTGCTGAAGGCAGAACGACGAGGAATAGCATGTCTGACGCAGGTGGTCTAGGAAAACAACGGTCTGCCCGCGGGCAGGGCACCCAGAAACTCCAAGCGTTATCCAGTGGATATTCGCATCCCAAGGATAAATCACTGCCTTGCATCGTGAAACGGTCGGATGGGATCACGGTCAAGCTCGTCTGCCTTGATTGTCACAGGTGGAACTTTTCGAGCACGCAGGGCTTCATCAATCACTGCCGTATAGCCCATCGGAGAGACTACAAGAGTCACGACGAAGCCGCCCTTCATTGTGGGCAGCCcattgatgttgatgagattggaggtgttgctgctgaggaaAGAAAACCTTTGCCTCCCATCGTTCCAAGCGTTCCAAATACTACCAGCCCCGCTTTGGTGCACCAGCTGGCGCGCAGCGAACCCCTTTCGGAACAGCAGGCGTACAAGGCGTTGCTCTCGCGTATCAATGCGTCACTGGAGCTATACCATGCCGGCCAGCTCCCAGATGTGAAGAAGATACCAACCGCGCTACCAGCATCATCATTGGTGTCTTCCAACGCACCAGACTTTGTTGGCTCGTCCGACACGCCGTTTTTGACGAAGCTGatgcaaaagaagaaggttgggGGTAATCTGAGTGAGAAAGTAAAGGATGCAAAGACCATAATAGATTGGGACGCAGTTCTGTCGCGTAACGAGTCTGAAGATACCGATCAATCGAATGCCGCAGAAGGTACTTCAAGCTCCAAGAAGCCTGTCACGTCGACAGCGCGGGTATCAGCCGTCACGCGCAAGCCGGCCTCGTCTAccattcctcctccgccattcTCGAGGATTTCTACTTCCCCCGTCCCTCTTCCAACAACGAGCATAGGTCGTGCTCCGGCCCACTTGACCGGCTTGCCCATCACAGTTACTAGGCAGCGCAATCCACCCGATCACCCCGAAACGCCCATATATGAGGACGACATAGACACAGAGTTGAGTCCGAACACCGTCGCTAGCAATAATGCGCCCTCACTTGTTAGTGATGATGGGGAGTATGATGATTCCGACGATGGATCTTCCTCCGACACCAGCGATGAAATTGAAACTCGGTCTGTCTCGGATGTGGCagaaattaatattgaaGAGGATGTTCATGACGTGGTTGTCGCGCCTCGCGCTCAAATTTGTCAGCACCGAAAAGAAACCACGACCAACAGGACAGGTACCGGGAAATTCAAAAACGACGAAAGCCGACATGTGACATTTGTGACCCCTGTTCCTCCGCCGAAGCCGAATACCAAGTCCAAGTCCAGGGCTACTGGCGGCAACAGGCGCAAGCAAAAGTCTTGAAAACACTCAGGAACAGTGGTTCACGTTTGATATCGGAGGGGGGCAGGAACCTCATTCGCCACACCGTCACGTCTGTGATAGTCTCCGAGATCATCCCCTTGTTGGCTTGAGCAGGGACAAACCTCCCATGTATACCTTACTATTTACGAGATGTTACTACATTCATTTTAATGCCGAGATGAGCAAGGGAACAGTGTTTTGGGCTTCGAAATAGGAAGGAATGCTCATAGCTTATGATGTTTGGGTCCGGCAATTTGTGATTTTATGAGAAGCGCTTTTTCCactttttatctttattctTTCGTGTCCCTTTCAGTCACTCAACAGAGATTATCATGCGAAACAAACGAGAACGGTCAAATAAAACAAATCTCGATTggatcttcttttcttggcAGCATACCGTTATATCAAAGCAACTTCTGTCGTATATGGCTATCCAGTCTACTTGATTGATAGGGAAAAGACAAAACAGTGGTATCTCGAAAGACCTCGATCGCGTTAGACGAAGGAATAGGCGGAGGTGGTGTGAAAATAGGCCGGACACGCCTTTACCGAACCATACCCAGAGAGTGTGCAGACTATTTTTCACACCGCCTGAGGCGGAATGAAGGAGACAGGTACGAACCGGGTAGACCACGTTTGTGCGCAAGTTCTTTTGGCCAATGTAATGTAAATCATGCGCCAAGGACCTTCCTACTTGATTACATAGATAGTCTTGAACCTTTCCAGAGCGATTGGTTGCCTTGCCTCTTCTTATGTGATGGCCGGAATACTTGACCGGAGGTAGGACCATCATTCCACATATATGGAAGGTGGAAAGTTAGTAAGAGAAGTATGGATGATATTTGTCTCGATCCAGGCTTCCTTGAAGCGACCGCTAAGTGCCTCACAATAGAGGTATATATGACTGGTACGTACAGTTATATGCTTGTTTGTCTGTTAGCCTTGTCCTTCGAGTAAGACTCATTTCTCACCAGTTGACACGCCGGAAGGTCAAAATCATGGGTTGAACTGAAATCttcaaaacaaaaaaaaaaaaaaaaaaaaaaaaaaaaaaaaaaaaaaccctacATCAGAGGTAGCTTATTTACAGTAATTTCAACCCCCTTTGTTACACATAAACTGAGCATGAAAAGGCTTAAACAAGTTGACAGAAATCTCAAGCTTACGATTTTGTTAAGGATATATCTAGAGTATATGCGCCTCAGATAACGTGTTATCTTGAAATGCTAAATATCTGCGTATGAAACATCAACAACGGCATCCATATTCTTCGCccaccctccccccccccccctccacctccccacCCAAGATAACCATCGTAATTTCCCGTCTGCGTGACATCCTCTTCGTTAGGAAGGAAGCACCAAAGGCTTGCGAAGCATTAACTCGAGCGACTTTGTCGTTGCGTACAGTAATAGTCATTTGTTTCTAGCACTTTATTATCCAGGTCCTATTCGAGCTGCTCCCTGTTGTTCTTCGCGGCGCTCTGGGATCGCCTCTGTTCATTATCTATCCCGACTTTCAACGACAGAGCTATTCTATATTGCCATGCTATGACACGATCCGAGTGTGCGACCGTAAATTTCACCTTCGACACCCGCTCGGGCGAAGAATTGTCCATAGGACCCCCCGCTTGATGACGGTTCTCCATATGTTGTTTACGATCCGCATCACAGCGTTAAAATCGTTGCAGCTAGGCTGATTGACGATCCAAAGGAGGGTAGAGAAGTCATGGTCGCGAAACGGTGAGTGATCCTGTCCTGAGGGTTGTTCTTCTGGAAGGCCACGCTCATAGTCATCTTGATATTTGCGCGCGACATCGATGTGGCCTTCTGTGGCCACCCAGAAAATCACAATGATGACTTGTTTAGCCAGTATCGTAGACCAGGCATCACAGTCACGGGGGATCATCGCCGACATACCTTGACAGCCCGTCCTGACCTTCAAGATCTCAACAGAGTTCGTAGGGGGAAGAACGGTCCTGATGGAGTTCGTCACGGTGACGTTGATCTTGATGGATTTGTTCGTTGAGATGCTCATCTTGGTGGGATGCACTTTCGCCAGAACGATGAGGACCAAGTTTCTGTTGATCTTGCTATCCGGGATGGTTGGTGACGATAGATCTGGCGATGACCATTGCCTGCGGCATCCCCAACTATGGCAGTTGTATTGACTACCTCAAAGAGCTGCTTGGTTATGTGGTAATACAGACACTATTTGTTGGGGAATGGCGATGGGCTCGCTCACGAGGCGTGAATCTACAAGGCTTTACATACATATCCCTTGATTGACGCTTACCAGCTCTAGAAAAAAAATGCAAATGAATGGTGGCTTAAGTGGTGGTCGGAATGCTAGTCGGTGTTGTGATGTAAGAATCACTGCTATCAAGGTGACCTCAGACAGGCAATCAAGAGGAAGCGTTGTTGGAAACAGCTCTGCAGCTGTCGGTTTCAACGAATTTGAGAGATAATGACACGGAATAGGAACCCTTTCCATAACTTTCCCTTGCAAGTGAAGCATGCGTGGTCCTGCGCGAATGAAGCTCACTTTCCACTGGGTCATGGCGCAATTCTATACAGCAAGTCTAAGGAGCCAACCCCATGGTATGAACGGCCTCAGTCCAAACTTCTTTTGATTGTACTACCGCTCGTTAGAGCTGGCAATGTCACTGGCAGCCAGACTTCCCTCGAGTTTGATGGTGGCAAGACATTGATATTATGCAAGAACGCACGGGTATAGGGCTCGGAAAAAGTCAAAGTACGGCATCACCATAAATGTGGCATGTGTCATAGACAATAAGAAGGCTCAACACCTTCGGGCATCACAAAGCAAGATTCATTCATGGTAAATGGACAATTAGATAGCTATTCAGATAGAATAATATGAATGACGGGGGTATaaggggggaggaaggggggtaTAAACGAAATGGTACCAAATAAACCAACTCTGCCAAATACCCAACTAATCTAGCATCGGCAAAGTGTGTCGTTTCGAATTCCATGGCATTGTTCTTGGTTTCTTTCTTGCAGTTGTTGCTCTTTGTCTCGattctcttcatcatcatcatcattatcatcattaTGAGACCCGACTCTTAGGTGGAAAGCCGCCTTACTACTTAGGCAAAGCACCCTTTTCAGGAACCGCGGCCGCAGGGGATACAGCAGGAGGAGCGGCGGTACCCGCAGCCTTGGAGTCAACAGGCGAAATGTTGATGGGACTGGCAACGACACCAGTCTCATGGGGCGACGGCGGCAGGGTCTGGGCCTCGTTCAAGGTCAGGTTGTTAGTCGCagcctcgagcttcttgTCCTCGGTGTCCGGAGTGGGAGTAGTGACGGGGGTGGCTACGCCAGGACCAAGAGCGCCGGCAACATTGCTAATAATATCGAACCACTTTTGGGCTTCTGCGGCGCTGTGGGCCTTGAACTGCAACTCCGAGGTGCCCGCCAACTTGCTGCCGATGCCCTTAGActtgtccttgcccttgacaTTGAACTTGTCGTCCTTGGGAGCGCCGATAATGGCATCGGGCAGGTAGATGCTGAGTTCGGGCTGGGGGTCCTTGCGCTTGGGGTCGTTGTCCTTGAACTCGTGGAGGTACCTGGCAGGGGTGACGACGTAGTAGCCGGTATTGTAGCCCCACGAGAGCTTGTTGCGAGACTTGCGGTCAAGAGAGCCCTCGATGAGCGCCTTGGTAGAAGGGTTATCAGCGTTGGGAACCAGGGGAAGCAGGTGGCCGAGTTCACGAGGCGGTTCGTTCTCGTTGACGAGTACGTCGGCACTGCGAACCCGGAATTCTTGCCACTCAAAGTCGGGCGGGATGTTCTGGGAGGTCTGGAGCACTTGGGCGTAGAGACCACGAACATGCTCGGCATGGCCACCGGCGAGCGTGTTCAAGTCCTCCATGGCCTTTTGGATGCTCTTAACAACCTTGACCTCGAATTCCATGAACTGGGCCTGGGCGGTGATGAGTTCGGTGCGATGATTGTTTTCATCCTGGATCTGGTTATGGAGGCGGTAGATGACGCCTTGGCGAAGAACATACGGATCATCGGCCGGATTGAGGTCGGCGCCGCTCGTCGGAAAAGAGGCAACGTGCTGGGAAAGCAGCTCGATATGCTTTTGAGTCGTGTTGCGGGACTTCTCGACCGCCTTGGCTCCCTTGTTCAGGCTGTGAGAGAGCCTCTTTGAGTAGTCCTTGATTTCATGGTGCAAGCCCTTCAGGTCGTGGAGGACAGTCTCCTTAAGTTTTTTCTGTGTCTCGAGGTTGCTGTTGATCATGCCCTGGGTATTGGCGCGCAAGACCTCGAACATGGCCGCAACACCGGTGACATTGGTGGCATGCTGGGAGAAGTGATCCCCTTCCCTCAGGGGGTGGGAAATGGTCTGCCGAGCGGTGTGAGTATTCTCAAAGCGCCGTGATACAGAACCATGTACTTGTAGCGGGAGGTTTTCCTACCTTCAAGACCTTCTCGTATTCCTTTGCTTGAGAATGGTGAATCTTTTCAACGGCCTCGACGTAGTCTTCCAGGTAGGCGACGGCGTGCTTCCATGCCCGGAGACGCTGGACGAGAATACCGGCGGTCTGGTATAAAAGTGTGTTAGCGACATTTGCCGTGTAGGTGCACAAAGTCTAGCGAGGGGCTGGAGACGTACGCTGTTGGGATCGAACTCGGGAATGGCCGTGTCATCGCTGGCATTGCTCATCATTGTTGTTTGCCTCGAGGGCGCTGCCGACGCGTTGGCGGACATATTTCTTGGGGGGGAGCAAAAGCGTGTTCTTGTCGCGAGTCAGCTAAAGGTTGTGTGGGGATGTCTGTTCAACAAGAGCTGCTACTCGCAGTAgtaggttgatgatggtggtggtatggAATACTGTCGCAGAACCCCTTTTGTTTTACTCCAGAGCGAGGAAGACTTCTGCCAAGGGTACTCGGCCTGAAAAGATCACGCAAAAAAGGGGCAAGGATGGGTTCGAAGCGAGTTCCAAGCGGTTGGGTTCACAGGCTGAAGTGTTCGTCCCAACCCTGTGCAAGCAAAGTGGGTGTGACCAGAGTTGACGCGCAGGAGAACAAGGTTGGATGAAGTCATCCAGACCCTGCAAAGGAGGGAACCTTTTTGGCCAGCCTTCCTTCACACAGCAGTGCACCCTCCTCCGTCCTTTCCCCGCCCCCTCTTCATGACCTGGGAACCCCCAAGCAAGCTGGACGGTGGAGTGTCGGGTCCAGTTCACAAGGGAAGGTGGATCTCTTGGGAGAGACTCAGACTATTGGCCAATCGGCCGGCATACTCAAGTGGAACGCCTTATTCCTGCGACAGTGCAGCATTGGTGCAGCGAAATAGTCGCATATGTGAGTAGGTACACTACTCACCGCGAAAGCTCAATTCGAAGCTGAACAACAAAGTCGATTTATCCTTGTGCGGATCATGGCAGATGGTGGTATGACGTATGTCTTGGCCGTGGGGCATTGTGCTCTCCAATCCAGCTGAATGGACCTGGGGGTTCTGGATTGCTTGTCTCCCCCAAGTTGCCCCCCTCTCTTCCTGTGGAGATGTGGCGATTCACTTTCCAGTCCGTCTTTTCTAGGGCAACCACGCA
Coding sequences:
- a CDS encoding PH domain-containing protein, whose amino-acid sequence is MSANASAAPSRQTTMMSNASDDTAIPEFDPNSTAGILVQRLRAWKHAVAYLEDYVEAVEKIHHSQAKEYEKVLKTISHPLREGDHFSQHATNVTGVAAMFEVLRANTQGMINSNLETQKKLKETVLHDLKGLHHEIKDYSKRLSHSLNKGAKAVEKSRNTTQKHIELLSQHVASFPTSGADLNPADDPYVLRQGVIYRLHNQIQDENNHRTELITAQAQFMEFEVKVVKSIQKAMEDLNTLAGGHAEHVRGLYAQVLQTSQNIPPDFEWQEFRVRSADVLVNENEPPRELGHLLPLVPNADNPSTKALIEGSLDRKSRNKLSWGYNTGYYVVTPARYLHEFKDNDPKRKDPQPELSIYLPDAIIGAPKDDKFNVKGKDKSKGIGSKLAGTSELQFKAHSAAEAQKWFDIISNVAGALGPGVATPVTTPTPDTEDKKLEAATNNLTLNEAQTLPPSPHETGVVASPINISPVDSKAAGTAAPPAVSPAAAVPEKGALPK